The Cellulophaga sp. RHA19 genome includes the window TTGTTAAAAAAGGAATGAATAATAATGAAATTATTAATTCTCTTCGTGGGCGTAATATTCCTGTAAAAGTATCTTTTAACAATCAGGAAACCTTAGAAGATTTGGCAGGTAGAGTTGCTGTGCAGATAGAAGCTGATAGCTTATCTTTATTAAATGCGTTTAATGATAAGTCTTTTTTAAAAGAAAATAACTTTACCAATGATAATAAGTTGGCAATGTATATACCTAATAGTTATGAGTTTTATTGGAATAGTTCTGCAGAGACTTTTAGATCTAAAATGCTTACAGAGTACAAGCGTTTTTGGAATGATAGTAGAAAGGCAAAAGCAAAAGCTTTAGGTTTGTCTAAAAACCAAGTTGTAGCATTGGCATCTATAGTACATAAAGAAACTGCAAAAGTGGATGAAAGACCAAGAGTTGCTGGCGTGTATTTAAATAGGTTGCGTAAAGGAATGCTATTACAGGCAGATCCAACTGTTATTTATGCGTTAAAATTGCATCAAAATAACTTTAACCAAGTAATTAAACGAGTACTTTATAAAGATTTAGAATTAGACTCTCCATATAACACATATAAGTATTCAGGATTGCCTCCTGGGCCAATTGCAATGCCAGATATTTCTGCTGTAAATGCTGTTTTAAATTCAGAAAAGCACAACTACTATTACTTTGTTGCTAACGTAGAAAACTTTGGTTATCACAAGTTTGCGAAGACATTATCGCAACATAACCGAAATAAAGAGCAGTATATCCGATGGATAAATAAGCAAAACATTAACAGATAAGCACTTTATCCGTTAATTGGTGTCGAATATCCTAAAAATCTCATCTTTTATGCTTTTTTAACATTCTAAGAACAATATGAGAGGTAAATTTGCACCCGAGAAATTTAAGCGGACTTAATATTAATTTAATATTAGACTGTAAGTCTTAAGAAATGAAACTATATGAGAAAGTGGATTAGTAAATTAATCCCCCTAATCATGATTTTTATTTTAACGAGTTTTAGTTACAATATTATTGCGCCAAAAATAGGAACTGTAGCATTGCCTAAAACACTTAAAATAGGTGAACCTACTGAAGTTTTGTATCCCAAATACAAAACTACTATTGTAAATGATGATGATGAAATGTTGAGTGTAAATCCACCTTTTTTAGGGGATTCATACAATGCATTTAAAGAAGCTCTTGCATTTAAGGAGTCTCAGGGAGATTATTTTGTAACCAATACGTTAGGGTACTTAGGTAAGTATCAGTTTGGTACAGAAACACTGCAGTTATTAGGGGTTACAAATGTAACAGCCTTTTTAGGCAATCCAATCTTACAAGAAAAGGTATTTTATACCAACTTGTGTAGAAATAAATGGATTTTGCGTAGAGATATTAAGCGATTTGCAGGTCGTAAAATAGCCGGATTGGAAATAACAGAATCTGGAATCTTGGCAGCAGCACATTTAGCAGGACCAGGTAACGTAAAAAAGTTTTTACGTTCTAGAGGTACTCATACAGTGCAAGATGCTTATGGATCTAGTATTGTTTATTACATAAAAATCTTTGCAGGATACGATGTATCTGCGGTAAAGTCGGTAAGAAACCCAAGAATTTAAAGTACTACACAATGAAAATGGAAAAAGCCTCAGCGTAATGCGAGGCTTTTTTTATGCTTGAAAAAGAAATATTGTTGGTCTTTTGTTTAAGTCTACATTAATTTTTTTCCAATCAGCAATAGTGTTAGTTGCTATTTGCTCTGTTGGTAAAGTAATGTCTGTTGCAATACATAATAATGTATGCGGAGCAAGTGTTTTTAAAAACTCAGCTAACAATTTATCATTTCTGTACGGTGTTTCTATAAATATCTGTGACTGATCGTTATCCTTGGAGATGCGTTCCATTTTTTTAATAGTAGCTTTTCTTTCTCCATTATCAATAGGTAAATAGCCATTAAAAGCAAAGCTTTGTCCGTTTAATCCACTAGCCATTAGTGCTAAAAATATAGAAGAAGGTCCTACTAAAGGTACAACTTGTATGTTTTTTTGATGCGCAATTTTTACTACCTCTGCACCAGGGTCAGCTATTCCTGGGCAACCAGCTTCAGATATTATTCCTATGTTTTTTCCTTCAAAACAAGGGTTTAAGAAGCTAGGTATTGTTTGTGGGTCTGTAAATTTGTTAATTAATTCTATATGTAAGCTTGGTTGAGATTTTCCTGAGCTTATTTTTTTTATAAACCTTCTTGCTGTTTTTTCGTTTTCTACAATGTAATAATCTATTTGTTCAATAGTACGCTTAATAGAAATGGGCAACACTTCTAAGGGTTCATTGTCTCCTAAGGTAGTAGGGATTAAGTATATTTTTCCTGTTTTGGTTGTGTTGTCCATAGCTATTGGTCTTTAAGTGTTTTGGCAATATTGTTACAGGCTTGGTCTATTAAGTTGTATACATTTTCAAAACCTTGGTCGCCTCCGTAATATGGGTCTGGTACTTCTGTGGTGCTTGTATTTGTGTGCTCTAATAAAAGAGAAACTTTGTTTTTTTGCTCTTGGTTTTGAGCAAGTGCAACTACATTATTGTAATTGTTGTTGTCCATCACATAAATATTAGTAAACTCTTTAAAATCTTTTACAGTAAATTTTCTGCAAACTTGTTTGCTAATATCTATGCCATATTTTTTTGCAACAGCAATAGATCTAGGATCAGGTGCATTACCAATATGGTAGCCAGCAGTACCTGCAGAATCTATAAAAGTAGTAGTAGGGTCTACCTTGTTTTTAAGTATCCCTTCTGCCAATGGTGACCTACATATATTTCCTAGGCAAACCATTAGTATTTTTGTTTTCATCTTAAAAGTTTAAGAGAATTTTTTAGTAAGATCTTCTATGTATTTACGAAACTGTTTGTCTGTTTCTGCTAAATTATCAACAGTTTTGCAAGCATGTAATACTGTAGCGTGGTCTCTTTTTCCAATTTGAGATCCAATACTAGCTAAAGATGCTTTTGTGAATCTTTTTGCAAAAAACATTGCTAATTGTCTAGCTTGTACAATATGTCTTTTTCTAGTTTTAGACTGTAGAGTAGAAACATCCATTTCAAAATAATCAGAAACCACTTTTTGTATGTAGTCTATAGATACTTCTCTTTTGGTGTTTTTAACAAATTTTTCTACAATTTGCTGTGCTAGTTCTATTGTAATTTCTTTTTTGTTGAAAGATGATTGTGCAATTAAAGAAATAACAGCACCTTCTAGTTCTCTAATATTAGATTTGATGTTTTTAGCAACGTAATCTATAATTTCTTCAGGCATTTCAACGCCATCTCTATAAAGCTTGTTCTTTAAAATAGAAACTCTAGTTTCATAATCTGGAGTTTGTAATTCAGCAGATAATCCCCATTTAAATCTAGATAGTAAACGCTGTTCTATGTCTTGCATATCTACAGGAGCTTTATCAGAAGTTAAAATTACCTGTTTGCCATTTTGATGTAAATGGTTAAATATGTGGAAAAATACATCTTGCGTACCAGATTTACCAGATAAAAACTGTACATCATCAATAATTAAAATATCTATTAATTGATAAAAATGAATAAAATCATTTCTAGTGTTCTTTTTAACAGACTCTATATATTGTTGTGTAAATTTTTCAGCAGAAATGTATAAAACAGTTCTTTCTGGGTATTTATCTTTTATTTCTACACCAATTGCGTGTGCTAAGTGTGTTTTGCCTAAACCAACACCTCCAAAAATTAACAATGGATTAAAAGAGGTTCCGCCTGGTTTGTTGGCAACTGCCATACCTGCAGATCTAGCTAACCTGTTAGAGTCACCTTCTAAAAAGTTGTCAAAGTTATAGTTAGGATTTAATTGAGATTCAATTTTAATATTTCTAATACCTGGTATAACAAAAGGGTTTCTTAGCTCAGGATTTTTAGATTTAATTGGTACATCTAATTCTTGAGGAGAAACTGTAGTTCTGTTAGAACTTGGTATTTTTTCTGTAAACGGCTCTCTGTTGCCGTATGTGTTCTCCATTCTTATTATGTAAACTAGTTTAGCGCTTTCTCCTAGCTCTTTAGTTAGGGAAACTTTTAATAGTTTAACATAATGCTCTTCTAGCCATTCATAAAAGAATTTACTAGGAACTTGTACACTTAAAGAGTTATCAGATAGTTTAATTGGTTTTATGGGTTCAAACCATGTTTTGAATGCTTGGGGTTGTATGTTATCTTTGATAAAAGACAAACAATTATTCCATACTGATTCTGCAGTAACACTCATTATAAGATAATCTTTTTTTTGGTTAG containing:
- the mltG gene encoding endolytic transglycosylase MltG is translated as MYIKKILVAILLIGLVGCSVFAYMVYGVFFTDNTNFNNDDAYLYVKSTDTFKDVKEQITPLLKDVEDFEAAAKRKGYISNVKSGKFVVKKGMNNNEIINSLRGRNIPVKVSFNNQETLEDLAGRVAVQIEADSLSLLNAFNDKSFLKENNFTNDNKLAMYIPNSYEFYWNSSAETFRSKMLTEYKRFWNDSRKAKAKALGLSKNQVVALASIVHKETAKVDERPRVAGVYLNRLRKGMLLQADPTVIYALKLHQNNFNQVIKRVLYKDLELDSPYNTYKYSGLPPGPIAMPDISAVNAVLNSEKHNYYYFVANVENFGYHKFAKTLSQHNRNKEQYIRWINKQNINR
- a CDS encoding SAM-dependent methyltransferase; this encodes MDNTTKTGKIYLIPTTLGDNEPLEVLPISIKRTIEQIDYYIVENEKTARRFIKKISSGKSQPSLHIELINKFTDPQTIPSFLNPCFEGKNIGIISEAGCPGIADPGAEVVKIAHQKNIQVVPLVGPSSIFLALMASGLNGQSFAFNGYLPIDNGERKATIKKMERISKDNDQSQIFIETPYRNDKLLAEFLKTLAPHTLLCIATDITLPTEQIATNTIADWKKINVDLNKRPTIFLFQA
- a CDS encoding low molecular weight protein-tyrosine-phosphatase, encoding MKTKILMVCLGNICRSPLAEGILKNKVDPTTTFIDSAGTAGYHIGNAPDPRSIAVAKKYGIDISKQVCRKFTVKDFKEFTNIYVMDNNNYNNVVALAQNQEQKNKVSLLLEHTNTSTTEVPDPYYGGDQGFENVYNLIDQACNNIAKTLKDQ
- the dnaA gene encoding chromosomal replication initiator protein DnaA, with the protein product MSVTAESVWNNCLSFIKDNIQPQAFKTWFEPIKPIKLSDNSLSVQVPSKFFYEWLEEHYVKLLKVSLTKELGESAKLVYIIRMENTYGNREPFTEKIPSSNRTTVSPQELDVPIKSKNPELRNPFVIPGIRNIKIESQLNPNYNFDNFLEGDSNRLARSAGMAVANKPGGTSFNPLLIFGGVGLGKTHLAHAIGVEIKDKYPERTVLYISAEKFTQQYIESVKKNTRNDFIHFYQLIDILIIDDVQFLSGKSGTQDVFFHIFNHLHQNGKQVILTSDKAPVDMQDIEQRLLSRFKWGLSAELQTPDYETRVSILKNKLYRDGVEMPEEIIDYVAKNIKSNIRELEGAVISLIAQSSFNKKEITIELAQQIVEKFVKNTKREVSIDYIQKVVSDYFEMDVSTLQSKTRKRHIVQARQLAMFFAKRFTKASLASIGSQIGKRDHATVLHACKTVDNLAETDKQFRKYIEDLTKKFS